One Gordonia pseudamarae genomic window, TCCCATCGCGTTTTCAACTCGTCGGCGTATTTCCTCAACTGTGCGTTGGTCTCATGCTGCAGGCGGTCCTTGCGCTGAGTCAGCCGCGTCCCCCATTCCTTCTGGGCGGCCTGCAGCTCTTCGAGTCTCGCCTTTTCCTCTGTCATCTCCCGGTGGGTCTTCGGTGCGTCGACGATCGCCAGCTTCTGCGCTTCCAGTTCGCCCCGCAATTGCCCGAGTGCCACCTGGGCGCACTGGATGGCATTGCGGCGCACGATCCGTTTCGGATCACCGAGCGCGGTGTTGATGACCTGACCGAGATCGGGAACTCCCGACGACGTCCACGCCGATGCGGCGCGATCGGTGTCTCCGATCGATATCGCGCGCAACGCGAAGGCATTCGACACACCGAGCACCGGAATTCCGGCGAACTGCGACGCATGCTGCGCGAGCAGCCGCCGATTCTCCTCGATGACGGTCCGCCACTCGCGTAACGCCTTGTCCTTCTTGGTGACCGCGAGAATCACGGTACCGATCTCGGCGGTGACACCGCGCAGAAATTCCAGCTCCGCCGCACTGATCGGAGCGAGGGCATCGCACACCATCACCAATGCGCAAGCACCCTCGGTGGCGGTGACGGTAGCCTGCACATGCTGCGGGTTGAGCCCGTTGACGCCGGGCGTGTCAACGATGACGGTTCCCGCTAGATGTACTGCGTCAACTGCGATTTCGGCACCGATCGGGATTACTCCGTCGATGTCGTCGGCCGCGTGCACGCCGTCGACGGTGACCCAGTCGAGAACCTCACCGGCCGGGATCGGGTGGCGGCGCCCGTCGGGCAGGATCAGCGCGGCCCAACCGTCGGGGGTGTCGACGCCGGTCGGGATGTACCGCACCTGCGCCGAGGTGGCGATTTTGGTGTCCACCTTGGCCAGATCGGATCTGCCGATCAGCGAGTTGACCAGTGAACTCTTACCGCGTTTGATCTCGCCGACGATCACCAGAGTCCGGGTGGGAGGTTCCCGGCCCGCCACTTCGGCGATCCGGTCGGCCTCGGCGATCTTGTCGCGTTTGCGCAGCGAATCCTGCGCCGCCACGAGCGTATCCACTGTGGTGCCTGCAGCAGGCTTGGTCATCGGCACTCCTGCATATCGGTGCTGTCGATCCATGCGGAATCTGTGGTCAGTCGATAGGAGTGATCGGCGAACCGAAAGGTTCCCCGATTCACGACGCGGCATTCCATGGTGGTGTTCCTGCAGGGTCAGCCCAAGGCGCGCCCGGCCGCCAATTGGTAGCTGCGTTCGAGCACCGTGAGCGCTTCGCGTTCGGCCCCCGAGAACACCGTCAGCTTGCGACTGCGGCACGCGGAGATCCGGCCGAGTGCGGCATCACGCAACTCGGCATCGCCGACATATCGGGGCACGCCCACCAGCTGCCGCGGATTATCGGCGCGCAGAACGTGTTCGAGCTCCTGGATCAACGGGCTGCTGGAGGCACTGAGCACCAACCGGTCCATCGCGGCGAGCTCCCGCAAACAGTGCAATTCGGCGCTGAGTTCGGCGCGTTCGAGCAGCGTGAGCACCTCCGACCGCGCCGCTGACGTCCACGCCAACTGCCGCAGCACCGCCAACGTGGTGCGTGCCTTGAGCACACCCCCCGTATGCGCGATCCGGTCGTTGATGGCGCGGTGCAGATTACCCAAACCGGAGCGCTCTATAAGCCAGTCCGACAAAGCAATTGCGCCACGACACGCAGTCCGCCTGCCATGGACGAGCCCGTACAGCCCGACCTTGTCGTGTAGTGCGGCCATTACCGGGTCGTCGCCACGTTCCACCGCTTCGGCCAACTCGAACTCGTCCAGGTCGGCGAGCCTGCCGAGGGCGGCCGCCTCCGCTTCGGAGATCCCGATCTCGGCGCTCTCGGCCATCAGACCGGCCACCGGAATGGCAGTGCGGGCCAGATCGTTGTGTTCACGCGCGAGGCGTTCGGCATGCTCGGCGGCGGTGTCGAACGGGTCGGTGGCGCCAAGAACACCGTCGCCGGCCACATCGGCGCGCGATATGACCACGATGGTGTTGAGTCGGGTCGCGCCCATGGCGCGCAGAAAGTCGACCTCGTCCGTACGCAGATGCCCACCTTCGACGAGAAACAGCAGCACCTCCGGCTGTGGCAGACCACCGAAGTCGATCAGCGCCCGTCGGGTGGCCTTCTCGGAAGTCACCTCATGACTGCTCAGGCCGGGGGTGTCGATGACCCGGTATTGATCCCGCAACCGGGACTGTGGTGTGTAGGCGACGGCGTAATCGACCTGGCCGGGTGGCATCCCGAGATCGTCGGGCGCCAGCCCACGTATCCGGGCCGGTTGGCCGTCGCCGAGCGGATGCAACTCGAATCGTTCCGGGGCACCGCATTCGTAGAGCGTCGCCACCCGCGTGCACTCCCCGGCGTCGGTGGGTGCGATCTGCGCTCCGACGAGAGCATTGACCAGCGTCGACTTGCCGGAGCTGACGCGACCGGCGAGCGCGATGGTCGGCACCCCGCTCAGCCGCGCCGCCAGCGACGCCACCTGAGGCTTCTCCTCGGTGGGTACGACGCGCTCGACGGCGCTGAGCAGTGCACTGATCGCCTCCATCACCACGACGATTCCATGCTCTCTCTCCGAATCTTCCGCACTCAAGTACGACCCCAGATTCTGACACGGCACCCGGCCGATCGCCACCGTCCGAACGGTCGAAATGGACCGGGGACGGCAAACGACGTGATTCTTACCGGCATTTCAGGCAGGTCCGTGGAACTTTTCCCATCGGCGCCCCCTCTGACCAGGCAATCACATCTTGTGAGTTTTCTGGATTCGACACAAGGAGTACACGATGGCCGACTTCGCAGTCGACACCGACCCCGACGAGGAGGTCTGCGCCGACGAAGCCCACCCTGATACGGACCCGGCGGTGCCCAGCCTCGGGATCGACACCGACGAGCAATGGCGCGTGCCCGAGACCGGTGAACCCCAAGCCGGCCGGTCCCCGACCGGCGATTCGGGGCCGAAAGAGGAATTCGACGAGCACTGGTTCTACCAGGCCACCGACGGCACCTGCGTGCCGGCGAGCGTCGCACAGATCGTGTCCGAGTACTCGGGTGTCGAGTTCACCGACGAGTCCGCTTTCGTCGCATACGCGATGGAACAGGGGATGTTCGTCGACGGTGAGATCTCCAACGGGATGACCATCGAGGATTCATACCGACTCATGGTGGCCACCGGCATCCCGGCGACGATGGTCGAGGGCAGCACCATCGACGATCTTGAGACGCTGGTGGAATCGGGGCACGGAGCCATGGTGTTCGTTGATTCGGGCTACTGGAATCCGGGTGCCGAGATCCTCGACGAGTGGCTCGGCACCGACGTGGGCGCCGACCACTGCGTCGTGATCACCGAAATCGACCGGGAGGCCGGCGTCGTCTACCTGTCGGACACCGGCACCCCCGACGGCAATCAACTCGCGGTTCCGCTCGACGAGTTCGAGAAGGCGTGGGCGGAAAGCAACAACACGATGATCGTGTGTGACGAGCCGTCACCCAACGCCGAATTCCTGGAATCCGGGACCGACAAAGACAGCAGCGCGCTCGGTACTCAAACCCCCGGTACCCAAGCCCTCGGTGCCCAAGACACCTCGCGCAGCGGCGAGGACATCGGCCGGGAGTTGCTCGAGCGCACCCCCGACGACCAGCAGACCATCGACGTCGAAGATGTGGTCTCCTGGGCTACCGACAACCCGTGGATTCTGCTGCCGATCGTCATCGGAGCGGGCGCCGCGCTCGGTAAGGCGGGACGACGGTGAACGTTGCGAGCGGTTTCGGCACAATCGATTTCAGTTTCTGGCGGCTACTACTGGTGACGGTGGTCATCGGCTGTGCCGGTGTCCTGGGCTACCTGGTCAGCGCCGACATGTCACCGTCGGCGCACGGCCGGTCCGTCCGCGGCTCCGGCACCGAACCGCCCACCACACCGATGCGTGGTCGGCGGGCCGGTCCGCCGCCACCGGCCGCGCCGCCCGCCGCACCTCAACCGCCCCCCGTAGTTCCCCAGCCGCCCGGTCCCGGCGAGGACGCCGGGCGTCTGCTGCGCGCCCTCATCGGCGCCTACGACACCAGCACGGAGCAGTCCGTGCGCCTGCACATCACGCAAGAACTGCACAAGGCGGGCGTCGAGATCGTCATCATCGAACCGGGTGTCCCCTTCTCCGCCGACCACATGCGTTGTGTAGCAACCGAAGGTACATCAGAACCGCAGGTCGACCAGCTGGTCGCCCGCACCGAGCGGCCCGGCTGGATCCGCGCCGACGGCGCCGTCGTCCGGGTTCCCGAGGTGACCATCTGGAAAGTACCCCGATGAAACGATCACCCAACCCCCTGATGATCATCCTGGCGGTGATCGGCGCCTGCGCGGCTTTGCTGCTGGTCACCGTCGACTTCAGTAAGGCCAGCGAATCCGGAACCCAGCAGACCGACCCGACCGAGCCGGACAAAAAGGCGGACACAAGTCCTCCCACCAGCAAGCAGACCCCGAACGATAGCAAGCCGAGTGACAATACCTCGGGCGGCTCGGGCGACTTGAACCCCCCAGGGGTTGGCGACTCTGGTGGGGCCCCTGTACCACCGCCCGGCACCTCCGGACAGGGATCGAACGTCGACCCACCGCCATATCAATTCGGGAGTCGGGAGCCTCTCTCGGGCTTGACAGCGCTCACACCCGATGAGGGCCCGGTGACCCCGACGACCACGCGGACCGCCAGGAGTGGCACGGTGTGAGCACCAGCCACACGGGACGAGAGGAAACAATGGGTCAGACCCGTCTCAGTATCGATTTCGGCACCACCAACACCGCCGCGGCTTTCCTCGACCGGGACGGACAGCTCCACCAGATCCGGCTGTCACATACCGCCGCCCTGATGCCCTCGGCGGTTTTCGCCGACACCGCGGGCGCGACGGGACACGCGACCCGCGCCGCGCTGGTCGTCGGCGGTGCCGCGATCAATCTATCCGCCACGCGTCCCGAAGCCTTCGAACCGAATCCGAAGCGGCGTCTGCGCGAACCGGACATCATGCTGGCCGATGCCCGGTTTCCGACCGTGGAACTTGTTGCTGCCGTATTTCGTTCGGTGTTGTCCTCGGCATCTGCGGTGGCCGGCACAGGGTTTGACGAGGTAATCCTCACCCACCCGGACGGGTGGGCCGGATTCATGCAGTCGCGGCTCCGGGAGGCCGCGCACCGCGCCGGAATACCGCCGCAGCGGCTGCGGCTGATCACCGAGGCGCAAGCGGCCGCACAGTACTACAGCAGCAGAACGGATCTGCCCGCCGTGCCACGGCTGTGCGTGTTCGACTTCGGTGCGGGCACCTGCGATGTGGCGGTCCTCGATCGCACCGACACCGGCTATACGGTGGTAGCCTCGGACGGCCTGGAAGACCTCGGCGGCAACGATATCGACGGCCGCATCTTCGATTGGATACTGCGATACGTCACCAGGCCGGGACATACCACGACGCCGGCAAACCAGCTGCTTCCGCAGTTGCAGAACCCACACGCCCGGCTGACCCTCATCGACCATATCCGCAATGCCAAGGAAACCCTGTCGACGGCCAACCGTGCGGTCATCCCCCTCCCCGACGGAACACCGATCCAGTTGACCCGCAACGAATTCGATGCACTCATCCACTCCGACATCCAACGCGGGGTTGCCCTGACCACGCGGGTACTGGGTGCCGCCCAGCAGCGGGCACCGATTCCGCTGGGGCAGATCTACCTGGTCGGCGGATCCAGCCACATTCCACTCATCCATCGTGAGCTCGCCGCACTCGGCCCCATCGCTACCCTGGGCGACCCGAAAACCGTTGTTGTCGAGGGTGCCCTACGCGAACCATCAACACGCTCAGGGCCACCGCCGGTTATCCCGGTGCACGACCCACTCGACCCGAACCACCTCCACGACCGAAACCAGGAGCGCCACCGGGACCAACAGCACAATCAACACCAGCAGTACAACAGCGACCAGCAGCACGACCACCGGCAACAGCACGATCAATATCAGCAGAACGATCTGCATCAACAGCATGACGACCGAGGTCGGGAGAACATCTCGGCATCCCGTCGCACACCGGTGATCGCGCTCGTCACACTCGTGCTGGTGGCGGTGGCGGCAGTTGTCGCCACCGTCGCGGTCACCACCGACAACAACAGCGGCAGCGACGACCCGCCGCGGGAAATCACCGCTGTCGCCGACCTCACCGGAGTGACCTCACTGTCCACCAGCTACGGCAAGGACGGCACGGTGACGTGCGCTGTCTCCGACACCGTCCCGTACTGCTGGGGCGACAACCACTACGGGCAACTCGGCGATGGCACCACCGTCAACCGCGCCGTACCGACCCCGGTCAAAGGACTGGCATCGGCCGACACCATCACCACCAGCGGCCTCACCACCTGCGCCATAGCCGACGGCACCGCATACTGCTGGGGAGACAACTCCGGCGGCCAGATCGGTGACGGCAGCACAACCAACCGTGTCGAACCGGTACGGATCGACACGCTGCCCGAGGTCACCACCATCTCCACCGGAACCGCGAACTACAGCGACGGCACCCTGGCCAGCGCCACCTGCGCCATCGCCGACAACACCCCGTACTGCTGGGGCAACAACAAGTACGGCGGACTCGGCGACGAATCAACGGTCGATCAGACTGTGCCGCAAACTGTTCCCGGACTGACCGGGGCCAGCGAGATCGTCACCAGTGGCGGTACCTCCTGCGCCATCGCCACCGTACTGTACTGCTGGGGCGCCAACGGCGGCGGCGAAATAGGTGACGGCACCACCGAATCGCGCGCCACACCGGTAAAGGTCGGCGGCTTCGTCAACCCGTCGTCGATCACCACCAGCGGCGGCACCACCTGCGTCATCGACGGCACAACACCGTACTGCTGGGGCAACAACACGAGCGGAGCCCTGGGCAACGGATTGCTGACCGGTCACGCCACCCCGGGACCGATCCCGGGGCTGACCAATGTGACCAGCCTGTACACCAGCGGATTCGCCACCTGCGCGCTCTCCGGCGGCGCCGCGTACTGCTGGGGCGAGAACGGCGACGGCCAGCTCGGCGACGGCACCACCACCGACCGCACCAGCCCCGTCCGCGTCCCCGACATCGCCGATGCCACGTCGATCACCACCCGTGGAACCACCACCTGCGCCATCGTCGACAAATCCGTCCGCTGCTGGGGCAGGCTCTGACGGCGTCGCACGTCCACGACCCTGACATCGCCCGGGAACTTTCCGACACCACCGCCCGTCCTACCTAGCAACAACCCCACACCGGCAGGAGATCACCATGGCGCAATACATCGACACCGACGGCGACGGCACCCCCGACGCCCTGATCCTCGACAACGATGGGGACGGCACCCCCGACGCCGCCGCATTCGACCTCGACGGCGACGGATACTTCGAAACCACCAGCCACGACAGCGACGGCGACGGAACCCTCGACGTCACGGTTGTCGACAGCGACTTCGACGGCATCCCCAACGACATCGGCTACGACACCAACAACGACGGCAAAGTCGACATCATCGGCTCGGACACCGACAACACCGACGGAATCATCGACACCTACCGAATCGACTCCGACTACAACGACGTCGCCGACATCACCGCCGTCGACTCGAATACCGACGGCATCCCCGACGTGGTGGGCATCGACGCCGACGAGGACGGCAAGTTCGAGACAGTGGTATCGGTGTCGATCGACACCGACGGCGACGGAATCGCCGACTCGGCCAGCACCGCATCGGCCGTCCCCGACGGCGACGGCGACGGAATCGCGGACTGCCAGGATGCAGCCCCGGACAATCCGGCGTACTTCTAGAAATCGCCTCCCCGGCCACCTCGCAGTCGGGCGAACATCGATTACCCCCTCCGGTAGTGATGAATTCACGGTACGACGCCGAGGTATCCGCGTCGATTACCTCGGAGGTTATGAGCACTCGATAGACGGCGGGAGCTGAGATGGAAACAACCTCGGAACATCGGACCGGACGTAGTAGCGGCCTCATTCCGACTACAAGATGAGAACCCGCCGCCTCCCCGGACTCCCGGTCGCCGTCGGTGTCGGCGATCACCGCGGATGCGGCAACCTGCGACTCGGCGGAGGTATGCTCGGTGGTGGTTGAATCTGACATAGTGTCTTCCGTTTTCGGAGGTGGATGTCAGGTATCAGCGCGGAGTCGGCGAGAAAGTTCCCGACGCCGGGAAGCGGAACTCAGATATCGGGTGCGAAACTCCTGGTATGTCTGCCACGTTCATACACGACGGTCGGTGCGCAGGGCGTGCTTACTTCTTTAAAAAGCGCACACCCGCTTTGGATCTCGGCCGTCCCCCCAGCGGCTCCACCCGAGAACGGGTGGAGCCACACGTGTGTTGTCACGACGACGCCGACCACCAAGAAATTGGCTGGAACTTTTCCGGCACCGCGCGCATCCTACCTATCAGATGACCGGTGCGAAGGGCATGCTTACTTCAACCAAACTCCACGAGTGCATGTCCGCCGCCGATCTCGGTCATCCCGGCCCGACAACAGCCGGGCACGGGCCACGCGTGTCCCCGTCCCCGGCTGTTGTCGGGCCGGACCCGAAGAGGAGGAAACCGGTGGCCAAGTTCAACAAGCCCACGCCCATGGCGGCATCGGGGATACAAACCTCGACCCACAGCGACACAACAACTTTCGGAGGACAGCGGGGCTACTCGCACGATCCGCGGAGTGAACTGTTCCTGTCCGCGGTGTCGAGCCTGACCGACAACACATTCTACGAGAGCGAAAGCGGCCGGCTCACCCGGCAACGCGTCCTCGTCGGCGACATCGCAGTCGGTGACCCGCGGTGGATGCTGTCTTTCCTGCGCTGGCTTCGCGACGACGCCCGAATCCGGACGGCGTCGCTGATTATCGCCGCCGACGCGGTACACGCACGGCTTGCCGCCGGCGCCGCCGACAACCTCGCGCCGGGTGAGCGTGGCATCAACCGGCAGCTGATCGAGGTGGTGCTGCAACGACCCGACGAGCCCGGCGAGATGCTGGCCTACTGGCATTCCCAGTACGGGCGCACCGTACCCAAACCGGTCAAGCGGGGTGTCGCCGACGCGGTGGTCCGGCTGTACCACCAGCGGAGCCTACTCAAGTACGACGGAACGTCGAAGGGCTTCCGGTTCGGTGATGTCATCGAGCTGACCCATCCGAAGGCGTCGTCGCCGCAGCAGGGCGCACTGTTCCGGTACGCGATCGACCGTCGCCACAACCGCGACACCATCGACATCGGTGACCTGCCGATGATCGTCGAGCGGGAGCGGTTGAAGGCCCAGCCCGCGGAGCTGATCCATCGGCTCGCCGACCAAGGCACCCTGCCCGATATTCTCGCCGCCGCGGGAATGACGTGGGAGGCAGTGCCGTCACTGGTCGACGGTCCGTGGACACCACAGCTGTGGGAGTCGATCATCCCGAGTATGGGAGTGATGGCACTGGCGCGGAACCTGCGCAACTTCGACGCCGCAGGTGTGTCGCCGCAGATGGCGCAACTGGTTTCGGAGAAGCTGTCCGATGCGGCCGGCGTCGAGCGGTCGCGGATTCTGCCGATGCGATTGCTGTCGGCGTACCGGGCCGCACCGAGTGTGCGCTGGCACGCCCCGCTGGAGGCGGCGCTGCAGCATTCGCTGGCCGCGATTCCCCGGCTGGACGGGCACACGCTGATCCTGGTGGACCGTTCGGGGTCAATGTTCTACTCCACCAGCCAGCGCTCGGACCTGACCTTCGCCGACACGGCAGCGGTGTTCGGTACGGCCCTGGCGTTGCGTGCCAAGCGGGCGACGCTGGTGGAGTTCGGCACCCTCTCCAACCAGGTGCACGTGCCGAAGGGCGGTTCGGTACTGCCGATGCTGTCGCGGTTCTCCGACCTGGGCGGCACCGACACCGCGCGTGCGCTCCGCGGGCATCTGCGGCCCGAGCACACCCGGGTGGTGATCCTGACCGACGAGCAATACACCGGCCACGGGGCCGACCCCGGCGCGGTAGTACCCGCGCACGTGCCGCTGCATACGTTCAACCTGGTCGGCTACCGGCAGGCGCACGCCGCCGGGAGCTCCAACCGCTACTGGTACGGCGGCCTGTCCGACGCGAGTTGGCCGCTGATCATGTTGAACGAGAACAGTTCCCGTGGCCGATGGCCATGGGATGCGGTCAAGCCGGCAACGGGCGAGCCGAAGTCGGGTAACCCGAAGCCGGACAAGCCAACGGTGACCGTGTCCGAAACCGTCACCGTGCTGAGTGACAGCGGTGCCCACAATCAGTACGCCGAGCCCGGAATCGGCCCGCAGACAGTAGTGGGCCCGGACACGCTGGTGTGGTCACCGAGCGGGGAAGGTACCCAGCCGATGCAGATACCGATGCCGGTGGACGCGGGTTACCGCCCCCACGACGACGTCCCACCGTCGACCCGAAAATGGTGGCATCTCGGCCGTAACCGGGACTG contains:
- a CDS encoding dynamin family protein, which encodes MTKPAAGTTVDTLVAAQDSLRKRDKIAEADRIAEVAGREPPTRTLVIVGEIKRGKSSLVNSLIGRSDLAKVDTKIATSAQVRYIPTGVDTPDGWAALILPDGRRHPIPAGEVLDWVTVDGVHAADDIDGVIPIGAEIAVDAVHLAGTVIVDTPGVNGLNPQHVQATVTATEGACALVMVCDALAPISAAELEFLRGVTAEIGTVILAVTKKDKALREWRTVIEENRRLLAQHASQFAGIPVLGVSNAFALRAISIGDTDRAASAWTSSGVPDLGQVINTALGDPKRIVRRNAIQCAQVALGQLRGELEAQKLAIVDAPKTHREMTEEKARLEELQAAQKEWGTRLTQRKDRLQHETNAQLRKYADELKTRWEEQIESMGAVALNNQSRSVVADISVEVETTFVGIARRLQEELTAIAVDMVGEAQVQAGPMATALSGFDDIDLRPPKEYERWKGFFDPHLVTMGAMGLAGGGGVSTAAAGLVGVAGAAAGAVVGGVLGPAWVAFLVGFRARRVGRQNLTRWLTETIRQAREDTTAAIGSALSEFVPELRLRYADILSESLTETQKLINESAAAARADDTERQKQVNILDTELKRITAILNAFRAELAKSQASDVPSPAAAPAS
- a CDS encoding dynamin family protein, producing MEAISALLSAVERVVPTEEKPQVASLAARLSGVPTIALAGRVSSGKSTLVNALVGAQIAPTDAGECTRVATLYECGAPERFELHPLGDGQPARIRGLAPDDLGMPPGQVDYAVAYTPQSRLRDQYRVIDTPGLSSHEVTSEKATRRALIDFGGLPQPEVLLFLVEGGHLRTDEVDFLRAMGATRLNTIVVISRADVAGDGVLGATDPFDTAAEHAERLAREHNDLARTAIPVAGLMAESAEIGISEAEAAALGRLADLDEFELAEAVERGDDPVMAALHDKVGLYGLVHGRRTACRGAIALSDWLIERSGLGNLHRAINDRIAHTGGVLKARTTLAVLRQLAWTSAARSEVLTLLERAELSAELHCLRELAAMDRLVLSASSSPLIQELEHVLRADNPRQLVGVPRYVGDAELRDAALGRISACRSRKLTVFSGAEREALTVLERSYQLAAGRALG
- a CDS encoding cysteine peptidase family C39 domain-containing protein — translated: MADFAVDTDPDEEVCADEAHPDTDPAVPSLGIDTDEQWRVPETGEPQAGRSPTGDSGPKEEFDEHWFYQATDGTCVPASVAQIVSEYSGVEFTDESAFVAYAMEQGMFVDGEISNGMTIEDSYRLMVATGIPATMVEGSTIDDLETLVESGHGAMVFVDSGYWNPGAEILDEWLGTDVGADHCVVITEIDREAGVVYLSDTGTPDGNQLAVPLDEFEKAWAESNNTMIVCDEPSPNAEFLESGTDKDSSALGTQTPGTQALGAQDTSRSGEDIGRELLERTPDDQQTIDVEDVVSWATDNPWILLPIVIGAGAALGKAGRR
- a CDS encoding Hsp70 family protein, producing MGQTRLSIDFGTTNTAAAFLDRDGQLHQIRLSHTAALMPSAVFADTAGATGHATRAALVVGGAAINLSATRPEAFEPNPKRRLREPDIMLADARFPTVELVAAVFRSVLSSASAVAGTGFDEVILTHPDGWAGFMQSRLREAAHRAGIPPQRLRLITEAQAAAQYYSSRTDLPAVPRLCVFDFGAGTCDVAVLDRTDTGYTVVASDGLEDLGGNDIDGRIFDWILRYVTRPGHTTTPANQLLPQLQNPHARLTLIDHIRNAKETLSTANRAVIPLPDGTPIQLTRNEFDALIHSDIQRGVALTTRVLGAAQQRAPIPLGQIYLVGGSSHIPLIHRELAALGPIATLGDPKTVVVEGALREPSTRSGPPPVIPVHDPLDPNHLHDRNQERHRDQQHNQHQQYNSDQQHDHRQQHDQYQQNDLHQQHDDRGRENISASRRTPVIALVTLVLVAVAAVVATVAVTTDNNSGSDDPPREITAVADLTGVTSLSTSYGKDGTVTCAVSDTVPYCWGDNHYGQLGDGTTVNRAVPTPVKGLASADTITTSGLTTCAIADGTAYCWGDNSGGQIGDGSTTNRVEPVRIDTLPEVTTISTGTANYSDGTLASATCAIADNTPYCWGNNKYGGLGDESTVDQTVPQTVPGLTGASEIVTSGGTSCAIATVLYCWGANGGGEIGDGTTESRATPVKVGGFVNPSSITTSGGTTCVIDGTTPYCWGNNTSGALGNGLLTGHATPGPIPGLTNVTSLYTSGFATCALSGGAAYCWGENGDGQLGDGTTTDRTSPVRVPDIADATSITTRGTTTCAIVDKSVRCWGRL
- a CDS encoding TROVE domain-containing protein, which produces MAKFNKPTPMAASGIQTSTHSDTTTFGGQRGYSHDPRSELFLSAVSSLTDNTFYESESGRLTRQRVLVGDIAVGDPRWMLSFLRWLRDDARIRTASLIIAADAVHARLAAGAADNLAPGERGINRQLIEVVLQRPDEPGEMLAYWHSQYGRTVPKPVKRGVADAVVRLYHQRSLLKYDGTSKGFRFGDVIELTHPKASSPQQGALFRYAIDRRHNRDTIDIGDLPMIVERERLKAQPAELIHRLADQGTLPDILAAAGMTWEAVPSLVDGPWTPQLWESIIPSMGVMALARNLRNFDAAGVSPQMAQLVSEKLSDAAGVERSRILPMRLLSAYRAAPSVRWHAPLEAALQHSLAAIPRLDGHTLILVDRSGSMFYSTSQRSDLTFADTAAVFGTALALRAKRATLVEFGTLSNQVHVPKGGSVLPMLSRFSDLGGTDTARALRGHLRPEHTRVVILTDEQYTGHGADPGAVVPAHVPLHTFNLVGYRQAHAAGSSNRYWYGGLSDASWPLIMLNENSSRGRWPWDAVKPATGEPKSGNPKPDKPTVTVSETVTVLSDSGAHNQYAEPGIGPQTVVGPDTLVWSPSGEGTQPMQIPMPVDAGYRPHDDVPPSTRKWWHLGRNRD